The Candidatus Delongbacteria bacterium genomic sequence TTTAGCATCGGCAATTTTTATTATGTCATCATCCATCTCAGCTGCAAGTCTAGAAAGTGCATCCATTCCTTCTGGACCATAGCATTCAAAAAAAGCAAAATTTGGTTTGAAAGCAGCAGCATAATCCTTCGTAGCATCGTAAATTTCTTTTGAAAATTTGTATAGTGGATCTTTCTCGCCCTTTAAAATTGATGGTATTTTGTCAAGATCAGTATCCAGACCAACACACACACAAGATTGTTTGTGTTTTATAACCGTAATTACTTTTTCTGTAAAATTCATAACTTATCCTCTATTAAATTTTGTTAATTGAGTCTTATAATTTACTCCAAACTGATGCCAAATGACAATGAAAACAGCAGCAATGATTGGACCAGCGATAAATCCTGGTAATCCAAGCCATGCTAATCCTCCCATTGATGCAAGAAATACAATTGCTGGGTGAAGACCACTTCTTTTACCATCCAGCTTTGGTTTAATAAGGTTTTGATTGACTAGAACTGCACCACAACCAAAGATTATAATTATAATGCCTTTTATATAGTGACCTGAAGCAATCTGAATTATTGCGGCAGGAAGTAGTATTGTATTCGCTCCTACAAGAGGTATCATTGATAAAAATGTCATTATCAACCCCCAAAAGAAAGGAGAACCTGTTCCAGTAAGAAAAAGTATTAATCCTCCATAAGCTCCCTCAATGAAACCTATCAAAAAAGTATTAAAAATGATTGCTTCCGTAATTTTACTAATTTCAGATGCAATTGCTCTTTCATCTTTATCTTTTAAAGGTATAAGATGATGAATTTTGTTTATAAAATCCTTCCCGTCAATGAATAAGTAATAAAGTATAAAAAGAATTAAGAAGAAATGTATTACAATGAAACTCAAGTTCACAAAAACGCCTTTTATAATACTAAATACTATTTCAATTAACTTACTTGCAGATTCGCCAAGTTTGGCAGAAATTGTGGAAACATCAAAATCCGAAATTCTTTCTTTTAGAAACGATATTTCAGATAAACTATTTTTTATATTTTCAACCTCTAATGCGACATCTACATTTTGCCATTTATCAGAAATAATTTTATAATTTTCACCAGCTTCCACAGAAACCATCACTCCAATTATAGAAACTGGTATTAATACAGTAAAAATAATAAGTATTATTGTCATCATTGATGCTGTACGTGGATTTTTATTAAACTTTTTTAAAAAGAAGCTATAAGGTCTTTTAAACATAATCAAAAGAACAACAGAAAGAAAAACATCTATTAGAAAAGGTTCAATAATTTTAAAGAAGCTGAGTGTTATAATGAAAAGAATAATACCATAAAAAATTCCTTGGAGTGTTATACTTTTTTCATTCATATTCCCCTCATGATTATAAAAAAAAACGGGGCGTTGCCCCGTTTAATTCATCTACATAACTGTATGAACAAGCTTAGCAAATGATTCTGGCTGGTTTACAGCCATTTCCGCGAGTACTCTTCTATCCATTTCGATGTTTCTTACAGATAGGGCATGCATAAGCTTAGAATAAGTTGTACCGTTTAATCTAGCGGCAGCATTGATCCTTATAATCCAAAGTTTTCTAAACTCTCTTTTTTTGACTTTTCTGTCTCTGTATGCGAATTGACCAGCTCTTTTTGTTGTATCGTATGCTGATTCAATTAACTTACTTCTTCTTCCCCAATACCCTCTTGCAGCTTTTAAAACTTTTTTTCTACGGGCACGGGAGGCTACTCTGTTATT encodes the following:
- the rplT gene encoding 50S ribosomal protein L20 codes for the protein MPRANNRVASRARRKKVLKAARGYWGRRSKLIESAYDTTKRAGQFAYRDRKVKKREFRKLWIIRINAAARLNGTTYSKLMHALSVRNIEMDRRVLAEMAVNQPESFAKLVHTVM
- a CDS encoding AI-2E family transporter, with the protein product MNEKSITLQGIFYGIILFIITLSFFKIIEPFLIDVFLSVVLLIMFKRPYSFFLKKFNKNPRTASMMTIILIIFTVLIPVSIIGVMVSVEAGENYKIISDKWQNVDVALEVENIKNSLSEISFLKERISDFDVSTISAKLGESASKLIEIVFSIIKGVFVNLSFIVIHFFLILFILYYLFIDGKDFINKIHHLIPLKDKDERAIASEISKITEAIIFNTFLIGFIEGAYGGLILFLTGTGSPFFWGLIMTFLSMIPLVGANTILLPAAIIQIASGHYIKGIIIIIFGCGAVLVNQNLIKPKLDGKRSGLHPAIVFLASMGGLAWLGLPGFIAGPIIAAVFIVIWHQFGVNYKTQLTKFNRG